A stretch of the Marivirga tractuosa DSM 4126 genome encodes the following:
- a CDS encoding ATP-binding protein, translated as MNKRTRLIFLGLSLILLIGVGRFVTNDFNFLLNDFWFTSGFLLLILLSLIDQPHFSKDSSIFINAVTAGISLLLIPEENRNWVFWLFLGITLYLAISSYVLMWLRNNPLPQENKWIQFFSRVNREIGKPQTLFSAFFLWGALNQFGLGSEGFNALLLYWVIFMILNIPSIAQVINRLFEKNETKKQENALGSILGVQSKNTFLVKLFSDRKETIKLFDFVEFIYSIDDSRQIRKGIILDTYLLNEQQWIKVLTTSEINKIFDGKPIFNEHTDDIIYKISDVPENEYLDTFVGIVTENSSIQKIKFIYNSKAAVEDGQLLEVRVKEAVVYYQIVEGITRIEQLENKNETGLIVGEAIQLGTWNHDKVRFEQFGWVPEINSPVYISSKIQEVKISETEFQIGHIPNTNFPVIINKELALTHHTAVLGVTGTGKSIFARNLIREHLKDKTIKVICIDFTGEYKGKFADLSPVKIVSEEKDNELYKTFEWVSNELEKFGNQQNKEKLKDADEFIKTTLNDALQAFLKEPESRLSIFELPDVSNTASILEYTRQLFKALFVLAKSERCFGHKVCIVLEEAHTVIPEWNFVGIADKSSQSLLNSIAQIALQGRKYDVGLLVIAQRTANVSKTVLTQCNTIISFQEFDKTSSEFLANYFGQGIASTLPKLKFRQAIAAGKALKSNVPMIFEVPEILEPEVEQEEEK; from the coding sequence ATGAATAAGAGAACAAGATTAATATTCCTCGGGCTCTCTCTAATCCTGTTAATTGGAGTTGGGAGATTCGTAACGAATGACTTTAATTTCTTACTCAATGATTTTTGGTTCACCTCAGGTTTCTTGCTTCTTATTTTACTCTCATTAATCGACCAACCTCATTTCTCAAAAGATTCTAGCATTTTCATTAATGCTGTAACTGCAGGAATATCACTTCTGTTAATTCCCGAAGAAAACAGAAATTGGGTTTTTTGGCTATTTCTTGGAATTACTTTGTATTTAGCAATAAGCAGTTATGTTTTAATGTGGCTGAGAAACAACCCCTTGCCACAAGAAAACAAGTGGATCCAATTCTTTTCAAGAGTCAATAGAGAGATTGGGAAACCTCAGACACTTTTTTCTGCATTTTTTCTTTGGGGTGCGTTGAATCAATTTGGATTAGGAAGTGAAGGCTTTAACGCTTTGTTATTGTATTGGGTCATTTTTATGATTCTCAACATACCTTCGATAGCTCAGGTAATCAATAGATTATTTGAAAAGAACGAAACAAAAAAGCAAGAAAATGCTCTTGGGTCTATATTAGGTGTTCAGTCAAAAAACACATTTTTAGTTAAGTTATTCTCAGATAGAAAAGAAACTATCAAGTTATTCGACTTTGTAGAGTTTATCTACTCAATAGATGACTCTCGTCAAATCAGAAAGGGGATAATCCTAGACACCTATTTACTCAATGAGCAACAGTGGATAAAGGTTCTCACAACCTCAGAAATCAATAAAATATTTGATGGTAAGCCTATATTCAATGAACATACAGATGATATTATTTACAAGATCTCTGATGTTCCAGAAAATGAGTACTTGGATACATTCGTAGGAATTGTAACTGAAAACTCTTCAATTCAAAAAATCAAGTTCATTTATAACTCCAAAGCTGCGGTAGAAGATGGACAACTTCTAGAAGTAAGAGTTAAAGAAGCTGTTGTCTATTATCAAATTGTCGAAGGCATAACTCGAATAGAGCAATTAGAAAATAAAAATGAAACAGGCTTGATAGTTGGAGAAGCAATTCAACTTGGGACTTGGAATCATGACAAAGTTAGGTTTGAGCAATTTGGTTGGGTTCCTGAAATAAATTCACCAGTCTATATCTCTTCAAAAATCCAAGAAGTAAAAATTTCAGAAACAGAGTTTCAGATTGGTCATATACCAAATACAAACTTCCCAGTCATTATAAATAAGGAGTTAGCTTTAACTCACCACACAGCAGTTCTCGGGGTTACGGGGACAGGAAAATCAATTTTTGCCCGAAATCTTATCAGAGAGCATTTAAAGGACAAAACAATCAAAGTGATTTGTATTGATTTCACAGGTGAGTACAAGGGGAAATTTGCTGACTTGTCTCCGGTAAAAATCGTTTCAGAAGAAAAAGATAATGAACTCTATAAGACATTTGAATGGGTATCAAATGAGTTAGAGAAATTTGGGAATCAACAGAATAAGGAAAAGCTAAAGGATGCAGACGAGTTCATTAAAACGACTTTGAATGATGCTCTCCAGGCTTTCTTAAAAGAACCTGAGTCCAGGCTAAGCATTTTTGAACTTCCAGATGTTTCAAATACAGCCAGTATTTTAGAGTATACCAGACAATTATTCAAAGCCCTTTTTGTACTTGCAAAATCTGAAAGATGTTTTGGGCATAAGGTCTGCATTGTACTTGAAGAAGCTCACACAGTAATCCCTGAATGGAATTTTGTTGGAATAGCCGATAAGTCCTCTCAGTCTTTGCTTAACAGTATTGCTCAAATTGCTTTGCAAGGCCGTAAATATGATGTTGGACTATTAGTAATAGCACAGAGAACAGCAAACGTTTCAAAGACTGTTCTAACTCAATGTAATACAATAATCTCCTTTCAAGAATTTGATAAAACCAGTAGCGAGTTCTTGGCAAACTATTTTGGACAAGGAATAGCAAGTACCCTTCCTAAACTTAAGTTTAGACAGGCAATCGCAGCCGGAAAGGCATTAAAATCAAATGTTCCAATGATTTTTGAAGTTCCCGAAATATTAGAACCTGAAGTTGAACAAGAAGAAGAAAAATAA